In Plasmodium chabaudi chabaudi strain AS genome assembly, chromosome: 9, the following proteins share a genomic window:
- a CDS encoding protein transport protein SEC16, putative — translation MSKDIFSYENIFKSADINKIQEQREKSQNETDNKEETEKVENQPKPTSNINNELSEENENKIQINNNPIDSKQKIKKDIFSLFNDKNEINNKDDNPFNFYYPNDDTNINQYFPTYNGDPKKEGVVGEKDATSTNENKGPTFTSENKDHTFLPDAESSKNGPPPFSESEPNIVNPPSHAVKDSEQVDVKEETVQDASTTKNVVCPENNLDSSQLDVKKQNDNQEEGIESNKFMCFCFGRSGTFFYTKGNSIVYGPLISVIDDGLTKKMEKDKKQDGGVKKCDGSEMNAYTYALKSFPGPFSRRNVKIDEKIKKYLNEFIDINKEKYKDNIFEGTQKNSIYNHLLNIIENDDLLDFNLKLLDVDTNYEHNKNEKKKNDQNSIVMKFLQNYQNNSNNNKNTKGEYSEWEEDDDSSDGSETKSNEKNTKEMSEFKISSRDYSHKTNEKNKFENDSNSKGATNGFKEMRKDNEESFFQKIYGHDLKYGLIDSKKYYFSDLINKKFIYDLYRLQNNERITTEDIYLEYFNLCIYNSKKAANLCFKKDLYKYFFLILKKYNKKKYNKMLDKYIKHISISFNNELDVKNCMQNIYKIYNYNIYDDVLVESFIFFICILNKKYIFFKNKNIITNHWYAFYTLILHNFIFQFSENEIDYSSYKDGIVNFFHYLIDLLIHNNKHIESQFLYLILSGSPCIYQIKTSSVLDTEEAQSTNSYKDIADASKNYAHSAKNGMERIQNEPAYEPKIESPTRHLPKISFDIFTFQVCDIFEYLYRLKEESFFYDDLIIYKIYYASILLEFGLLEQAKQYINILYYYIDVIKSNKKNENINYILYLYEMLVSQLNYISPHKLPTNQNPQNEEYLNLYSAQNSYNTYNYKTVSINDNINSSTILTKEELTTKQYTSTTHAEQVETNVNDYISKEKTPFQNAQNMSYTIENTQANNEVTNYYERNNKDNTSIPSQKDIDKHSIQNYANNSDHYDNYNMSYSLKKQTDNKQNSIDNSSNTENGYYNLHTNEPVKNYVEYQNVETVQSQTMNTQGYNYNYNYNYNYNNNNKYEYSENYMFNQPTGNPSMYPNPNAAMPTHESGINNMSPHSYNIQGNALPPTTYGEYNNMMQYNSYQTNANNNMAPNYNMNQMHGFYNYNNTSSTNPQNANYYNNNNSNNYYNEARQKMEINNNSAQMHIDQNVNKVNEKNKNDYTTSSTSNNVADSNDSSQSNVDLINMGKSFISGFFSNIKEKIKIVDAIKEEDEPEEENIFYYDYEKKRWREKGVTSDEEKEREEQKIKKQMEMSKIAPPLASDTYNNTNPKKPLDMKDVRSRYVDYFN, via the coding sequence ATGAGCAAGGACATTTTTagttatgaaaatatttttaaaagcgcagacataaataaaatacaagaGCAAAGAGAAAAATCTCAAAATGAAACAGATAATAAAGAGGAAACAGAAAAGGTAGAGAACCAACCAAAACCTACAAgcaatattaataatgaactatctgaagaaaatgaaaataaaatacaaataaataataatccaATAGAttcaaaacaaaaaattaaaaaagatatatttagcctttttaatgataaaaatgaaataaataataaagacgACAATCCGTTTAATTTTTACTATCCCAATGATGATACAAACATTAATCAGTATTTTCCGACCTATAACGGGGACCCAAAAAAGGAGGGAGTAGTTGGCGAAAAAGATGCCACCTCTACGAATGAAAATAAGGGTCCTACCTTTACAAGTGAAAATAAGGATCACACATTTTTGCCTGATGCTGAATCTTCTAAAAATGGTCCGCCCCCTTTTAGTGAGAGCGAGCCAAATATAGTAAACCCCCCAAGCCATGCAGTAAAAGATAGTGAACAAGTAGATGTTAAAGAAGAAACGGTTCAAGATGCATCTACTACTAAAAATGTAGTATGCcctgaaaataatttagataGCTCACAATTAgatgtaaaaaaacaaaatgataacCAAGAAGAAGGAATCGAATCCAACAAATTCATGTGTTTCTGCTTCGGAAGGAGTggaacatttttttatacaaaaggGAATTCCATAGTGTATGGTCCACTCATAAGTGTAATAGATGATGGACTAACAAAGAAGATGGAGAAAGATAAGAAGCAAGACGGGGGTGTAAAAAAGTGTGACGGATCCGAAATGaatgcatatacatatgcattGAAGTCCTTTCCAGGTCCGTTTTCTCGAAGGAATGTCAAAATAGATGAaaagataaagaaatatttaaacgaatttatagatataaataaagaaaaatataaagataatatttttgaaggtacacaaaaaaatagtatatacaatcatttattaaatataattgaaaatgatgatttaTTAGATTTTAATTTGAAACTATTAGATGTAGATacaaattatgaacataataaaaatgaaaaaaaaaaaaacgatcaAAATAGTATTGTAATGAAGTTCttacaaaattatcaaaataattcaaataataataaaaatacgaaAGGTGAATATTCTGAATGGGAAGAAGATGATGATTCTTCTGATGGTTCAGAAACAAAATCCAATGAAAAGAATACTAAAGAGATGAGcgaatttaaaatatcaaGTAGAGACTATAGTCATAAAActaacgaaaaaaataaattcgaAAATGATAGTAACTCTAAAGGTGCAACAAACGGTTTCAAAGAAATGAGGAAAGATAATGAAGAGagtttttttcaaaagaTTTATGGGCatgatttaaaatatggatTAATAGATAGTAAAAAGTATTACTTCTCcgatttaataaataaaaaatttatttatgattTATATAGATTGCAAAATAATGAACGAATAACAACTgaagatatatatttagaatattttaatttatgtatatataatagtaaGAAGGCAGcaaatttatgttttaaaaaggatctatataaatatttttttttgattttaaaaaagtataataaaaaaaaatacaataaaatgctagataaatatataaaacatataagtatatcatttaataatgaattagatgtaaaaaattgtatgcagaatatttataaaatatataattataatatatatgatgatGTTCTAGTtgaatcatttattttctttatttgtattctaaataaaaaatacattttttttaaaaataaaaatattattactaacCATTGGTATGCTTTCTACACATTAATACttcacaattttatattccaGTTTTCggaaaatgaaatagaTTATTCAAGCTATAAAGATGGaattgtaaatttttttcattatctaattgatttattaatacataataataagcaTATTGAATCacaatttctttatttaattctttcGGGAAGCCCTTgtatttatcaaattaaaACGTCATCGGTTCTAGACACTGAAGAGGCTCAGTCCACCAATTCATATAAAGACATTGCTGATGCTTCGAAGAATTACGCTCACAGCGCTAAAAATGGAATGGAAAGAATACAAAATGAGCCTGCTTATGAACCCAAAATAGAATCGCCAACCCGACATCTACCAAAAATttcatttgatatatttacttttCAAGTATGCGATATTTTTGAATACTTATACAGATTGAAAGAAgaaagttttttttatgatgatttaattatttacaaaatatattatgcatcTATATTGTTGGAATTTGGGTTACTAGAACAAGCCAAacaatacataaatattttatattattacatagatgtaataaaaagtaataaaaaaaatgaaaacattaattatatattatatttatatgaaatgtTAGTAAGTCAAttgaattatatttctCCTCATAAATTGCCTACCAATCAAAATCCAcaaaatgaagaatatctaaatttatattcagCACAAAATAGTTACAAtacttataattataaaacagTTTcgataaatgataatataaacagTTCTacaatattaacaaaagaAGAGCTCACCACAAAGCAATATACCAGCACTACACATGCTGAACAAGTGGAAACAAATGTTAATGATTACATTTCTAAAGAAAAAACTCCTTTCCAAAACGCACAAAATATGTCCTACACCATTGAAAACACTCAAGCAAATAACGAAgtaacaaattattatgaaagaaataataaagataatacATCTATACCATCACAAAAAGATATAGATAAACATagtatacaaaattatgcaaataattcagatcattatgataattataacaTGAGTTATTCactaaaaaaacaaacagataataaacaaaattctATAGATAATTCATCAAATACAGAAAACggatattataatttacataCAAATGAGCccgtaaaaaattatgtggAATATCAAAATGTTGAAACGGTTCAAAGTCAAACAATGAATACCCAAggttataattataattataactaCAATTATAActacaataataataataaatatgagtatagtgaaaattatatgtttaaCCAGCCAACCGGAAATCCCAGCATGTATCCAAACCCTAATGCAGCAATGCCTACTCACGAAAGTGGAATCAATAACATGTCACCCCATTCATATAACATTCAAGGTAATGCATTACCACCTACTACTTATggagaatataataatatgatgcAATACAATTCTTATCAAACTAATGCAAACAATAATATGGCAcctaattataatatgaacCAGATGCATGGGTTCTACAATTATAACAATACTTCCTCCACAAACCCACAAAATGCTAACTactataacaataataatagtaacaattattataatgaagCTCGtcaaaaaatggaaataaataataactcTGCACAAATGCATATAGATCAAAACGTAAATAAagttaatgaaaaaaataaaaatgattatacAACATCTAGCACATCAAATAATGTAGCAGATAGTAATGATTCCAGTCAGAGCAATGTTgatttgataaatatgggtaaaagttttatatctggatttttttcaaatattaaagaaaaaattaaaatagttGATGCAATAAAAGAGGAAGACGAACcagaagaagaaaatatattttattatgattatgaaaaaaaacgatgGAGGGAAAAAGGTGTTACATCCGATGAAGAGAAAGAACGTgaagaacaaaaaataaaaaaacaaatggaAATGTCGAAAATTGCTCCGCCTCTTGCATCagatacatataataatacaaaccCTAAAAAGCCTTTAGATATGAAGGACGTGAGAAGTAGGTATGTAGACTACTTTAATTAA